One segment of Sesamum indicum cultivar Zhongzhi No. 13 linkage group LG4, S_indicum_v1.0, whole genome shotgun sequence DNA contains the following:
- the LOC105159872 gene encoding protein GAST1, with product MNCLRRDLILCFLLIMFLLAVHNHATIVESPTPQPQPSGGFPMYGATPGSLQPQECGRRCTTRCSKTAFKKPCMFFCQKCCAKCLCVPPGTYGNKQFCPCYNNWKTKRGGPKCP from the exons ATGAATTGTCTGAGAAGAGATTTGATCCTTTGTTTCTTGCTCATCATGTTTCTTCTGGCTGTCCATAACCAT GCAACAATTGTAGAATCCCCAACTCCTCAGCCACAACCATCAGGCGGTTTTCCCATG TATGGTGCAACTCCAGGCAGCCTTCAACCTCAGG AGTGTGGGAGGAGATGCACGACGAGATGCTCGAAAACGGCGTTCAAGAAGCCATGCATGTTCTTCTGTCAGAAATGCTGCGCCAAATGCCTGTGCGTGCCTCCGGGCACTTACGGCAACAAGCAGTTCTGCCCTTGCTACAATAACTGGAAGACCAAGAGAGGAGGACCAAAGTGCCCTTAG